From one Lotus japonicus ecotype B-129 chromosome 3, LjGifu_v1.2 genomic stretch:
- the LOC130748114 gene encoding uncharacterized protein LOC130748114, translating into MKEWKKKFVAASSLEVSNAPAIVHASIGESVSADPNVIVPSVIHEISVESVFVPNVEPHVETLVETTSDVNMEPSAGNPNPIVDTYELDLQIHQSTLGSEPSTGCKKSVLENVQELLSFWS; encoded by the coding sequence ATGAAGGAGTGGAAGAAGAAATTTGTTGCTGCAAGTTCTCTTGAAGTCTCAAATGCACCAGCAATtgttcatgcaagcataggtgAATCTGTAAGTGCAGATCCTAATGTTATTGTGCCTAGTGTGATTCATGAGATATCAGTTGAATCTGTTTTTGTTCCCAATGTTGAACCCCATGTTGAGACATTAGTTGAGACTACTTCAGATGTGAATATGGAACCCTCTGCTGGAAATCCAAACCCCATTGTTGACACATATGAACTTGATCTCCAAATCCATCAATCTACCTTGGGTTCTGAACCATCTACCGGTTGTAAGAAGTCAGTTCTTGAAAATGTTCAGGAATTGCTGTCATTCTGGTCTTAG